A portion of the Cryptosporangium phraense genome contains these proteins:
- a CDS encoding response regulator: MITVAAVDDDPLVLQGLPAWLAPADSGLVVIELAQSVDELLRGRGRDADVVLLDVWLGDGSTVGDNVAAVTEAGPAVVTISTQDHTDLIVESIEAGALSYVHKSPDPTEIRAAVRAAAARHKFMTPALAFALRSDQRPTRPSLSLQETESLRLYASGLRMTDVARRLGVKPSTAKGYLDRVRAKYDDAGRAARTKLDLRERALEDGILRPSTTVLGPRPLRRVTG; the protein is encoded by the coding sequence ATGATCACAGTGGCGGCTGTTGATGATGACCCGTTGGTGTTGCAGGGCCTACCGGCCTGGCTCGCGCCGGCCGACAGCGGACTCGTGGTGATCGAGCTCGCGCAGTCGGTCGACGAGCTGCTCCGGGGCCGAGGCCGGGATGCGGACGTCGTCCTGCTGGACGTCTGGCTGGGCGACGGGAGCACGGTCGGCGACAACGTGGCCGCGGTGACCGAGGCCGGCCCCGCGGTCGTGACGATCAGTACGCAGGACCACACCGACCTGATCGTGGAGTCGATCGAGGCCGGCGCGCTGTCCTACGTCCACAAGAGCCCGGACCCGACCGAGATCCGGGCCGCAGTGCGGGCCGCGGCGGCCCGGCACAAGTTCATGACCCCCGCGCTGGCCTTCGCGCTGCGCAGCGACCAACGGCCGACCCGGCCGTCGCTGAGCCTGCAGGAGACCGAGTCGCTGCGGCTGTACGCGTCCGGGCTGCGGATGACCGACGTGGCCCGCCGTCTCGGCGTCAAGCCGTCGACGGCGAAGGGCTACCTGGACCGCGTGCGGGCCAAGTACGACGACGCGGGGCGGGCAGCGCGGACGAAGCTCGACCTGCGCGAGCGGGCGCTCGAAGACGGGATCCTCCGTCCGTCGACCACCGTGCTCGGTCCTCGTCCTCTACGCCGAGTGACTGGTTGA
- a CDS encoding sensor histidine kinase → MAARVLAPDTSGTQGVFAERSAVTSGGTAAQDALDASAARIALIFRGAWSALTPLMAYPQAFAGGDVPAWQHVAVASTVAWGAAYAWFLRGGRLVPWVAVADSLLFCAYLAAAPWILPEVGDPTTWVVGGASVAIFVASWALAPGWTVLLATAESVAFLTGVVAGGKSLVGDHDNQAAIFVLQGFLAVAVMRLIRRGARQADATLDHVARARAELTVERSRLHSRRQLERNLHDTVLSTLTVVARNTLSSRRDLVRARCARDLSLLDRLDEAPKTPGLFAGIAWEAGCRAMAVRTDLPADEPNIPSQAADALAGAVREALSNVERHARVDHAEVSATTLPDGVQIVVRDEGRGFDPAATTPEQTGVRRSLVERMAAAGGTAEITSAPGEGTEVTLTWRGAPASAEPGLDDHAVAAGYRAGMAWALVVIALVWLLYCGALVLSARADYRPFWLESLAWGTIAAVVVGVAAHGPTRPLPAGPRIGAGLTVLLAAAAALSAIHGTDQVVLWINWIPGAVGWPLALLALHRPLAEYLGWSAAGVALSVGAVLIEVGPDAEAVVRIVTALLCALVLQLATVVAYGLVRRNGALAEAAVGEAAQIQVSREALAAVAHDRERWQRELGASLRPLVRALAHEELDPADHEVRARCAIEASRLRAMLSELTEAGEHSVWRRDLVSSFSGAAADRSATLEARIAPDFGEVPEPVRAELVAAVLAILRLTSPGEAVVTLSGCVRDASATVLLPVSAERTAVKDAMSALLNRVRAAIPGTVSTDVEEPGSSSFWVEVRWVS, encoded by the coding sequence ATGGCGGCGAGGGTGTTGGCACCCGACACGAGCGGTACCCAGGGCGTGTTCGCGGAACGATCCGCGGTCACCTCCGGTGGTACCGCTGCGCAGGACGCCCTCGACGCGTCCGCCGCCCGCATCGCGCTGATCTTCCGGGGCGCCTGGTCGGCGCTGACCCCGTTGATGGCCTATCCGCAGGCGTTCGCCGGCGGTGACGTCCCGGCCTGGCAGCACGTCGCGGTCGCGAGCACGGTCGCCTGGGGAGCCGCCTACGCCTGGTTCCTGCGCGGCGGCCGATTAGTCCCGTGGGTGGCGGTCGCCGACAGCCTGCTGTTCTGCGCCTACCTGGCGGCCGCGCCGTGGATCCTGCCCGAGGTCGGCGACCCGACGACCTGGGTGGTCGGCGGGGCCAGCGTCGCGATCTTCGTCGCCTCCTGGGCGCTCGCTCCCGGGTGGACGGTGCTGCTGGCGACGGCCGAGAGCGTCGCGTTCCTCACCGGGGTCGTCGCCGGGGGCAAGTCGCTGGTCGGTGACCACGACAACCAGGCCGCGATCTTCGTCCTGCAGGGCTTCCTCGCGGTCGCCGTGATGCGGCTGATCCGCCGCGGGGCCCGGCAGGCCGACGCCACGCTCGATCACGTGGCCAGGGCCCGGGCCGAGCTCACCGTCGAGCGCAGCCGCCTGCACAGCCGTCGGCAGCTCGAACGGAACCTGCACGACACCGTGCTCAGCACGCTGACCGTCGTCGCCCGCAACACGTTGAGCTCCCGCCGCGATCTGGTGCGCGCCCGCTGCGCCCGCGACCTGAGCCTGCTCGACCGGCTCGACGAGGCCCCGAAGACGCCCGGGCTGTTCGCGGGCATCGCCTGGGAAGCCGGCTGCCGGGCGATGGCCGTCCGCACCGACCTGCCCGCGGACGAGCCGAACATCCCGTCCCAGGCCGCCGACGCGCTCGCCGGGGCCGTGCGCGAGGCGCTCTCGAACGTCGAGCGGCACGCCCGCGTCGACCACGCCGAGGTGAGCGCGACGACGCTGCCGGACGGCGTCCAGATCGTCGTCCGGGACGAGGGCCGGGGCTTCGACCCGGCCGCCACCACCCCCGAGCAGACCGGGGTCCGCCGGTCGCTAGTCGAGCGGATGGCCGCGGCCGGCGGCACCGCGGAGATCACCTCCGCGCCCGGCGAGGGCACCGAGGTGACGCTGACCTGGCGGGGCGCGCCGGCCTCGGCCGAGCCCGGCCTGGACGACCACGCGGTCGCGGCCGGCTACCGCGCGGGCATGGCCTGGGCGCTCGTCGTCATCGCGCTGGTCTGGCTCCTCTACTGCGGCGCGCTGGTGCTCTCGGCCCGCGCCGACTACCGGCCGTTCTGGCTCGAATCGCTGGCTTGGGGAACGATCGCGGCCGTCGTGGTCGGGGTCGCGGCGCACGGCCCGACGAGGCCTCTCCCGGCCGGGCCTCGGATCGGTGCCGGCCTGACCGTGCTCCTGGCGGCGGCGGCCGCGCTCTCGGCGATCCACGGCACCGACCAGGTCGTGCTCTGGATCAACTGGATCCCGGGCGCGGTCGGCTGGCCGCTGGCGCTGCTGGCCCTGCACCGCCCGCTGGCCGAGTACCTCGGCTGGTCGGCGGCCGGGGTCGCGCTGTCCGTCGGTGCCGTGCTGATCGAAGTGGGCCCGGACGCCGAGGCGGTCGTCCGGATCGTCACCGCGCTGCTCTGCGCGCTCGTCCTGCAGCTGGCGACCGTCGTCGCCTACGGGCTGGTGCGCCGGAACGGCGCGCTGGCCGAGGCCGCGGTCGGCGAGGCGGCCCAGATCCAGGTGAGCCGGGAGGCGCTGGCCGCGGTCGCGCACGACCGCGAGCGCTGGCAGCGCGAGCTCGGCGCCTCGCTCCGGCCGCTGGTCCGCGCGCTGGCCCACGAAGAGCTCGACCCGGCCGACCACGAGGTCCGCGCGCGCTGCGCGATCGAGGCCAGCCGGCTGCGGGCGATGCTCTCGGAACTCACCGAGGCCGGCGAGCACTCGGTGTGGCGCCGCGACCTGGTCTCGTCGTTCTCCGGAGCGGCCGCGGACCGGTCGGCGACGCTCGAGGCGCGGATCGCGCCCGACTTCGGCGAGGTTCCCGAGCCGGTCCGGGCCGAACTGGTCGCGGCCGTGCTCGCGATCCTCCGGCTGACCAGCCCCGGTGAAGCGGTCGTGACGTTGAGCGGCTGCGTGCGGGACGCGTCGGCCACCGTGCTCCTGCCGGTGTCCGCGGAGCGGACGGCGGTCAAGGACGCCATGAGTGCGCTGCTCAACCGGGTTCGCGCGGCGATACCCGGCACGGTCAGCACTGATGTCGAAGAACCAGGTTCGAGCAGTTTCTGGGTGGAGGTGAGGTGGGTTTCATGA
- a CDS encoding cysteine dioxygenase has product MTVQTAPVPTGLRLGAVLDDLVATVDWASIVRYDVDQRWYGRLEVPELPVEAWLLSWWPGQRTGLHDHGGSAGAFAVVRGRLREDTPAGASAQPHSRTLTASQRRVFGPRHLHDVVNDGPEPAVSIHVYAPRLTTMSRYRWTDRGPEIVSVERAGSDW; this is encoded by the coding sequence ATGACCGTTCAAACTGCCCCTGTCCCGACCGGCCTCCGCCTCGGCGCGGTGCTGGATGACCTGGTCGCCACCGTCGACTGGGCCTCGATCGTCCGGTACGACGTCGACCAGCGCTGGTACGGCCGCCTCGAGGTGCCGGAACTCCCGGTCGAGGCCTGGCTGCTGAGCTGGTGGCCCGGCCAGCGCACCGGGCTGCACGACCACGGTGGCTCGGCCGGCGCGTTCGCCGTCGTCCGCGGCCGTCTCCGGGAAGACACGCCGGCCGGTGCGTCGGCCCAGCCGCACAGCCGGACGCTGACCGCCTCGCAGCGCCGGGTCTTCGGCCCGCGCCATCTGCACGACGTGGTCAACGACGGGCCCGAGCCCGCGGTCAGCATCCACGTGTACGCGCCCCGCCTCACCACGATGTCCCGCTACCGCTGGACCGACCGCGGCCCCGAGATCGTGTCGGTCGAGCGCGCCGGCTCCGATTGGTGA
- a CDS encoding STAS domain-containing protein: MNLSVIVSNAGEADNVGVLRLSGELDIATSGTLRQSLDALRDQGRENLVLDLSGVTFCDSTGLGTVATHARWVMQVGGALVVCGLRPDVEAVFAISGLSTVLPTATSLDHAVELAAAGTSPN, encoded by the coding sequence ATGAACTTGTCCGTCATCGTCAGCAATGCTGGAGAGGCCGACAACGTCGGTGTCCTCCGGCTCTCCGGGGAACTCGACATTGCCACGTCGGGCACCCTGCGCCAATCCCTCGACGCGTTGCGTGACCAAGGCCGGGAGAACCTGGTGCTCGATCTGTCGGGCGTCACTTTCTGCGACTCCACCGGGCTCGGCACGGTGGCGACGCACGCCCGCTGGGTGATGCAGGTCGGCGGCGCCCTCGTCGTGTGCGGGCTGCGGCCGGACGTCGAGGCGGTGTTCGCGATCTCCGGGCTGTCGACCGTGCTTCCCACGGCCACCTCGCTGGATCACGCGGTCGAGCTGGCGGCGGCCGGAACGTCTCCCAACTGA
- a CDS encoding PP2C family protein-serine/threonine phosphatase: MTDAGLIPPNESERLKAVRRYDILDTPPDGAFDRIAALAARIFEVPVATVTIVDEDRIWFKATHGVEVTEIGRDPGLCASAILVDGPMAIEDATLDPTAFNNPLVRGEFGLRFYAAAPIVTSDGFQLGTVNVIDRRPRSVSQAELATLADLAAIVVDELELRLSAIREVRLERRRREEVQKSKGQVEEVARTLQQTLLPPRMPQVPGMELSAFYHAAPLQEVGGDFYDVFPLGGRRWAISIGDVSGKGVNAAALTSLARYALRGAAIQTSDPSLVMAALNETIAADQSGHDVPRYCTAVFCVIELTETGSAQVRLANGGHPPAVVCRADGSIERLTDSGPMLGWLPESRYPTSETLLGPGDGLLFYTDGITDARRYGQRFGEGRLAAALADRPHNNAKSLVRWVRNLMNEFDPPGYDDVAVISISVEPRTVTERQLTAVWSAGD, encoded by the coding sequence ATGACCGACGCCGGCCTGATCCCGCCGAACGAGTCCGAGCGGCTCAAGGCGGTTCGCCGGTACGACATCCTCGATACGCCCCCCGACGGGGCGTTCGACCGCATCGCGGCACTGGCCGCCCGCATTTTCGAAGTTCCCGTCGCCACGGTGACGATCGTGGACGAAGACCGAATCTGGTTCAAGGCCACACATGGGGTCGAGGTCACCGAGATAGGCCGTGACCCGGGACTATGCGCATCTGCAATTCTCGTCGACGGACCCATGGCGATCGAGGACGCGACGCTCGATCCGACCGCGTTCAACAATCCGCTGGTCCGGGGCGAGTTCGGGCTCCGGTTCTACGCCGCCGCCCCGATCGTGACCAGCGACGGCTTCCAGCTGGGCACGGTCAACGTCATCGACCGCCGGCCCCGGTCGGTGTCCCAGGCCGAGCTGGCGACGCTGGCCGACCTGGCCGCGATCGTCGTCGACGAGCTCGAGCTGCGGCTCTCGGCGATCCGCGAGGTGCGGCTGGAACGGCGTCGGCGTGAGGAGGTGCAGAAGTCCAAGGGGCAGGTCGAGGAGGTCGCCCGCACGCTCCAGCAGACGCTGCTCCCGCCGCGGATGCCCCAGGTGCCCGGGATGGAGCTGTCGGCGTTCTACCACGCGGCCCCGCTGCAGGAGGTGGGCGGCGACTTCTACGACGTGTTCCCGCTCGGCGGCCGCCGCTGGGCGATCTCGATCGGCGACGTCTCCGGCAAGGGCGTCAACGCGGCCGCGCTGACGTCGCTGGCCCGGTACGCGCTGCGCGGCGCGGCGATCCAGACGTCCGACCCGTCGCTGGTGATGGCCGCGCTGAACGAGACGATCGCCGCCGACCAGAGCGGGCACGACGTCCCGCGGTACTGCACGGCGGTGTTCTGCGTCATCGAGCTCACCGAGACCGGGTCGGCGCAGGTCCGGCTGGCCAACGGCGGCCACCCGCCGGCCGTCGTGTGCCGGGCCGACGGCAGCATCGAGCGGCTGACCGACTCCGGGCCGATGCTCGGCTGGCTGCCCGAGAGCCGGTACCCGACGTCGGAGACGCTGCTCGGTCCGGGCGACGGGCTGCTCTTCTACACCGACGGCATCACCGACGCCCGCCGTTACGGCCAGCGCTTCGGCGAGGGACGCCTGGCCGCCGCGCTGGCCGACCGGCCCCACAACAACGCGAAGTCGCTGGTGCGGTGGGTGCGCAACCTGATGAACGAGTTCGACCCGCCGGGCTACGACGACGTCGCGGTCATCTCGATCAGCGTAGAACCCCGCACGGTCACCGAAAGGCAGCTGACCGCCGTCTGGTCAGCGGGCGACTAG
- a CDS encoding SpoIIE family protein phosphatase → MTRRAPLPGDAKSPALARALVRDVVEECGLASLSDEVALLTTELATNAVVHAGTAMHIEVIGDADSITVRVTDGSRAVLGPSLPPPMLAEGGRGLHLVDSLASEWGVAYGRQGKSVWFRLDVDDPVVTRAGSGALIPVDEPPRTEAQPDDEPAESRWGLRREGRKVRARRSAAIAAGGVAIRPEPVPKPARRTTPGRSPIAVPAAEAAGWLTYLTDRVVHELDAYELAQEIVYRVCEVTGAPFGILWADEGSGVAAIASVGITETPIDPPARLWPDDPPRPRSADLLPPTGALAAAGAGVALSVALPSSPPIRGRLELGVPSGSLFRPADSVFALLAAERLAVSLDAARLRDTEQTRRGDLAFLADASELLASSLDVDLTLALVAQLCVPRLGEWCVIHTLDDAGDPELVVSVHNDERGVPELEETFLAPEGAALRERIRAATVTHAATPLTGPLSGLVLPLTARREVVGTMSIGDPQGRRHTSEEVAIAVDLARRAALSVDNARLYSERDSVAEALQSALLPASLPVAAGLEFAAQYRPAGASNEVGGDFYDVLPLGDDRWLMAIGDVCGKGPQAASVTGMVRDVLRTLAREGRDLPYTLSALNRALVEEATLIREGGGPNTGQTVFCTVAAAVAERSEGGLLVRLCLAGHPLPIKMLADGGADQVGAGGMAAGLTDHIEVEEVSVHLAPGDALVFYTDGVTERRRGDDQFGEERTVEVLAQCAGLSAADIAARLRTAATDFGDGPLRDDLAILVLVAR, encoded by the coding sequence GTGACGCGGCGGGCACCGTTGCCCGGCGACGCGAAGTCGCCCGCGCTGGCGCGCGCCCTGGTCCGGGACGTCGTGGAGGAGTGCGGTCTCGCCTCGCTCTCCGACGAGGTCGCGCTGCTGACCACCGAACTCGCGACGAACGCGGTCGTGCACGCGGGCACTGCGATGCACATCGAGGTCATCGGCGACGCCGACTCGATCACCGTCCGGGTCACCGACGGCAGCCGGGCCGTGCTCGGCCCGTCGCTCCCGCCGCCGATGCTGGCCGAGGGCGGCCGCGGCCTGCACCTCGTCGACTCGCTCGCGTCGGAGTGGGGCGTCGCCTACGGACGGCAGGGCAAGTCGGTCTGGTTCCGGTTGGACGTCGACGACCCGGTGGTGACCCGGGCCGGGTCCGGCGCGCTCATCCCGGTGGACGAACCACCGCGCACCGAAGCGCAGCCGGACGACGAGCCGGCCGAGTCGCGCTGGGGGCTGCGCCGGGAAGGACGCAAGGTGCGGGCCCGGCGCAGCGCCGCGATAGCGGCGGGGGGCGTGGCGATCCGGCCGGAGCCTGTCCCCAAGCCGGCCCGGCGCACGACCCCGGGCCGCAGCCCGATCGCCGTGCCGGCCGCCGAGGCGGCGGGCTGGCTCACGTACCTCACCGACCGGGTCGTCCACGAGCTGGACGCCTACGAGCTGGCCCAGGAGATCGTCTACCGGGTCTGCGAGGTCACCGGTGCCCCGTTCGGCATCCTCTGGGCCGACGAGGGCTCGGGCGTGGCCGCGATCGCGTCGGTGGGCATCACCGAGACCCCGATCGACCCGCCGGCCCGGCTCTGGCCCGACGACCCGCCCCGGCCGCGTAGCGCCGACCTGCTGCCGCCGACCGGCGCACTGGCCGCCGCGGGCGCGGGGGTCGCGCTCTCGGTGGCGCTGCCGTCCAGCCCGCCGATCCGGGGGCGGCTGGAGCTGGGCGTCCCGTCCGGCAGCCTGTTCCGGCCCGCCGATTCGGTCTTCGCTCTGCTCGCCGCCGAGCGGCTGGCCGTCAGCCTCGACGCGGCCCGCCTCCGGGACACCGAGCAGACCCGCCGGGGCGACCTCGCGTTCCTGGCCGACGCCAGCGAGCTGCTCGCCTCGTCGCTGGACGTCGACCTGACGCTGGCGCTGGTGGCCCAGCTGTGCGTCCCCCGGCTGGGGGAGTGGTGCGTGATCCACACGCTGGACGACGCCGGTGACCCCGAGCTCGTCGTCTCGGTGCACAACGACGAGCGGGGCGTCCCCGAGCTGGAGGAGACGTTCCTGGCGCCCGAGGGTGCGGCGCTGCGCGAGCGGATCCGGGCCGCGACGGTCACGCACGCCGCGACGCCGCTGACCGGCCCACTGTCCGGTTTGGTGCTGCCGCTCACCGCTCGGCGCGAGGTCGTCGGCACGATGTCGATCGGTGACCCGCAGGGGCGTCGGCACACGTCCGAGGAGGTGGCGATCGCGGTCGACCTGGCCCGCCGGGCCGCGCTCTCGGTCGACAACGCGCGGCTGTACTCCGAGCGCGACTCGGTGGCCGAGGCCCTGCAGAGCGCGCTGCTCCCGGCGTCGCTGCCGGTCGCGGCCGGCCTGGAGTTCGCCGCTCAGTACCGGCCGGCCGGCGCGAGCAACGAGGTCGGGGGCGACTTCTACGACGTGCTGCCGCTGGGCGACGACCGGTGGCTGATGGCGATCGGCGACGTCTGCGGCAAGGGCCCGCAGGCGGCCTCGGTCACCGGCATGGTCCGGGACGTGCTGCGGACGCTGGCCCGCGAGGGCCGCGACCTGCCGTACACGCTGTCGGCGCTGAACCGGGCGCTCGTCGAGGAGGCGACGCTGATCCGGGAGGGCGGCGGGCCGAACACCGGGCAGACCGTGTTCTGCACGGTTGCCGCCGCGGTCGCCGAGCGGTCGGAGGGCGGGCTGCTGGTGCGGCTCTGCCTGGCCGGGCACCCACTGCCGATCAAGATGCTGGCCGACGGCGGGGCCGATCAGGTCGGCGCCGGGGGGATGGCCGCGGGCCTGACCGACCACATCGAGGTCGAAGAGGTCTCGGTGCACCTCGCGCCGGGCGACGCGCTGGTCTTCTACACCGACGGGGTCACCGAGCGCCGTCGCGGCGACGACCAGTTCGGCGAGGAACGGACGGTCGAGGTGCTGGCCCAGTGCGCCGGGCTGTCGGCCGCCGACATCGCCGCCCGCCTCCGGACCGCCGCCACCGACTTCGGCGACGGCCCCCTCCGCGACGACCTAGCCATTCTCGTCCTAGTCGCCCGCTGA